The following proteins come from a genomic window of Verrucomicrobiia bacterium:
- a CDS encoding VWA domain-containing protein — protein sequence MPLKVDLSKMEESKNKLSLSLKKRGGTLRVPSAEVGFVIDVSGSYDDEHRDGLTNDLLVRLTPWAMVFDPDQQADVFTFSNGAAHAHHVGMVTPATVEGYVAKNIIGKVPGYGYGTDYSYVTRLTLQHFGWVAAGSAPQKSGGLLGGMFNRGGSAPAATAAPTGAGRKTLILFNTDGASSDEGQMEALLQEMQDKNYGVYIMFIGVSNQGGGFPFLKRMADKFDNCGLTVIRDVKAWVQKTDEEINDELITDELVKWMMA from the coding sequence ATGCCATTAAAAGTTGATTTGAGCAAAATGGAGGAGAGTAAGAATAAACTCAGCCTCTCACTCAAGAAGCGTGGCGGCACGCTCAGGGTTCCCTCGGCCGAAGTTGGATTCGTCATTGACGTCTCCGGTTCGTATGATGATGAGCATCGGGATGGTCTAACTAATGACCTCCTGGTGCGACTCACCCCTTGGGCCATGGTCTTCGACCCCGACCAACAGGCGGATGTCTTCACGTTCAGCAATGGTGCTGCTCATGCGCACCACGTTGGTATGGTCACCCCGGCAACGGTGGAGGGCTATGTAGCGAAGAACATCATCGGCAAGGTTCCCGGCTACGGCTATGGAACCGACTACTCCTACGTCACCCGACTGACTCTCCAGCACTTTGGTTGGGTCGCAGCTGGTTCTGCTCCGCAGAAGTCAGGCGGCCTCCTGGGTGGGATGTTCAATCGGGGCGGTAGCGCGCCAGCTGCGACTGCGGCTCCTACGGGCGCAGGTCGCAAGACGCTCATCCTGTTCAATACGGACGGCGCCAGTAGCGACGAGGGTCAGATGGAAGCTCTGCTTCAGGAGATGCAAGATAAGAACTACGGTGTCTACATCATGTTCATCGGTGTCTCCAACCAGGGCGGGGGTTTCCCCTTCCTTAAGCGCATGGCCGACAAGTTCGACAACTGCGGCCTGACCGTCATTCGTGACGTCAAGGCGTGGGTGCA